Proteins from a genomic interval of Cyprinus carpio isolate SPL01 chromosome A21, ASM1834038v1, whole genome shotgun sequence:
- the pacs1a gene encoding LOW QUALITY PROTEIN: phosphofurin acidic cluster sorting protein 1a (The sequence of the model RefSeq protein was modified relative to this genomic sequence to represent the inferred CDS: substituted 2 bases at 2 genomic stop codons), with the protein MSERGGLQQRAGAPSPHLQPLRTVTISSSRPVQMNLFATWEIDSSSPSCVPRLLSLTLKKLVILKELDRDLTSVVIAVKLQGSKRILRSNEIMLSSAGLTETDLQLTFSLQYPHFLKRDANKLQIMLQRRKRYKNRTILGYKTLALGMINMAEVTHHHTKHHHTXGLHTTINHKTMKDTPVPVAEIRVYSLSSQPIDPEGPKAKLSDRSPDIDNYSEEEEESYSSEQDGSDDPLQGQYLYDDEDELRKKKPRRKHPSTAAITRVNQPNIKQKLMALVKWFKVSDEVGFGLDHVSQEQIRDVEEDLDELYDSLEMYNPSDSGPDMEETDSVISTPKPKLRPFFEGMSQSSSQTEFGSLNSRCSHGKDKRSPRGELTVSGKIQRSPSAHIDEAFSEMDTLELNEVEVIADGTPSITLSVAERPRTPQRSNSTNMPSPRLDGSHTPKQRRGTPMKERQLSKPLSERTNSSDSERSPELTLTPQMPRKIVYDQLNQILLSDSTLPDSLILVNGSDWQGHYVAELLQAQKLPVVCTCSGSEIQAVLSALLTRIQKFCNCNSIMPKPVKVVAVGGQSYLGAVLRFYVSQLANKMSDWLSHMKFLVVPTGSHPVAKHLGSLDNRYSSSFLDSSWREFFSCPEPPQTASSADFVDVAGRILQYINGSTVTHQFPINHPIITYKHNNKLKIFLSSHLSIYFXLYFLFYSSRQDDDSYQNFVPFVGLVKVGLVEPSPGSSGGDCEEGLPLSLAVPSTSPPAHGSPTGMMKESATPPPSPSLSGLAALGSPSMSHGMDAIGLQVDYWVSSGAEKRKDGERRDTGNKNTLKCAFRSLQVSRLPGSFELQTGSNTMSMTVVTKEKNKKVPNLFLGKKPKERDTESKLSAKNQQTSLRVSVDGMEWNDVKFFQLASQWPTHVKYFPVGLFGYNKPSS; encoded by the exons ATGTCTGAGCGAGGAGGGCTTCAGCAGCGAGCGGGAGCTCCGTCTCCCCACTTGCAGCCTCTCAGGACGGTCACGATTTCTTCGAGTCGCCCGGTTCAGATGAACCTGTTCGCGACATGGGAGATTGACAGCTCCTCTCCCAGCTGTGTGCCCAG ACTTCTCAGTCTAACTCTAAAAAAATTAGTGATTTTGAAGGAGCTGGACCGAGATCTCACTTCAGTGGTCATCGCAGTTAAACTTCAG GGCTCAAAACGCATTTTGCGGTCAAATGAAATCATGCTGTCTTCTGCAGGACTTACTGAGACTGATCTACAGCTGACCTTCTCTCTTCAG TACCCACACTTTTTGAAGAGAGATGCCAACAAGCTTCAGATTATGCTCCAGAGACGCAAGAGGTACAAGAATCGCACTATATTGGGCTATAAGACCCTCGCGCTAGGGATGATAAATATGGCTGAGGT AACTCATCATCATACCAAACATCACCATACATAGGGCTTGCACACGACGATCAACCACAAGACGATGAAGGACACACCAGTGCCCGTTGCCGAGATCAGGGTCTATTCTCTCTCCAGTCAACCCATCGACCCAGAGGGACCAAAGGCCAAGCTGTCTG ATCGTTCACCAGACATCGATAATTACTCTGAGGAGGAAGAAGAAAGCTATTCGTCAGAGCAGGACGGCAGCGATGACCCTCTGCAGGGGCAG TACCTCTATGATGACGAGGATGAACTGAGGAAAAAGAAACCTCGCCGTAAACACCCCTCCACAGCCGCCATCACCAGAGTTAAC CAACCCAACATCAAACAGAAGCTTATGGCATTGGTGAAATGGTTCAAAGTGTCTGATGAG GTGGGGTTTGGTTTGGATCATGTGTCCCAAGAGCAGATCCGAGATGTGGAAGAGGATCTGGATGAGCTCTATGACAGTCTTGAGATGTACAACCCCAGTGACAGCGGCCCAGACATGGAAGAAACGGACAGTGTTATCAGCACACCCAAACCCAAACTCCG gccaTTTTTTGAAGGCATGTCACAGTCCAGCTCTCAGACAGAGTTTGGTAGCTTGAATAGCAGGTGCAGCCATGGCAAAGACAAGCGAAGTCCT AGGGGCGAGCTGACTGTATCTGGTAAAATCCAGCGTTCCCCCAGTGCGCACATAGACGAAGCTTTCTCAGAGATGGACACATTG GAACTCAATGAAGTGGAAGTGATCGCCGACGGGACCCCTAGCATCACTTTATCAGTGGCAGAGAGGCCCCGGACTCCACAGAGGAGCAATAGCACTAACATGCCATCTCCCAG ACTGGATGGCAGTCATACCCCCAAACAGAGGCGAGGGACCCCTATGAAAGAGAGACAGCTGTCCAAACCCCTCAGTGAACGCACAAACAGCTCGGACAGTGAGAGATCACCCGAGCTCACCCTCACCCCTCAG ATGCCTAGGAAGATAGTGTACGACCAGCTCAACCAGATCCTGCTGTCTGACAGCACCCTTCCTGACAGCCTTATCCTGGTCAATGGCAGCGACTGGCAAGGACAT tatGTGGCTGAGCTGCTGCAGGCCCAGAAGCTGCCGGTGGTCTGCACCTGCTCCGGATCAGAAATCCAGGCCGTCCTTTCCGCCCTGCTCACACGCATACAGAAATT CTGCAACTGTAACTCAATCATGCCCAAACCGGTGAAGGTGGTGGCGGTTGGAGGTCAGAGCTACTTAGGAGCAGTCTTGAGATTCTACGTCTCTCAGCTCGCCAACAAGATGTCTGACTGGCTCAGTCACATGAAGTTCCTTGTGGTGCCTACAG GCTCTCACCCTGTGGCCAAACACCTGGGTTCTCTGGACAATCGCTACAGTTCTTCCTTCCTGGACAGCTCATGGCGAGAGTTTTTCAGCTGCCCAGAGCCGCCTCAGACTG CTTCCTCTGCTGACTTTGTGGATGTGGCTGGGCGAATTCTACAGTATATCAACGGATCTACGGTCACTCATCAGTTTCCCATTAACCATCCCATTATTACCtacaaacacaataataaattaaaaatatttctatcatCCCATCTTTccatatatttttgattatattttttattttactcttctAGGCAAGATGATGATTCCTACCAAAATTTTGTTCCATTTGTGGGT TTGGTTAAGGTGGGATTGGTAGAACCCAGCCCAGGATCTTCag GTGGAGATTGTGAGGAAGGCTTGCCTTTGAGTTTGGCAGTTCCATCAACGTCCCCACCTGCTCACGGATCTCCCACTGGGATGATGAAAGAATCTGCAACGCCTCCTCCATCCCCATCACTAAGTGGACTGGCTGCACTAGG TAGCCCCAGCATGTCTCATGGCATGGATGCCATTGGGCTGCAGGTGGATTACTGGGTGTCTTCAGGGGCTGAGAAGCGCAAAGATGGAGAGCGGAGAGACACAGGCAATAAGAACACTTTGAAGTGTGCATTCAGATCCCTGCAGGTTAGCAGACTGCCCGGCTCCTTTGAGCTCCAGACTGGCTCTAACACCATGTCCATGACTGTGGTGACCAAGGAGAAAAACAAGAAAG TCCCGAACCTCTTCCTGGGGAAGAAGCCAAAAGAGAGAGACACTGAGTCAAAGCTGTCTGCCAAGAATCAACAAACCAGTCTAAGag TGTCTGTAGATGGAATGGAGTGGAATGATGTGAAGTTCTTCCAGCTGGCGTCTCAGTGGCCCACTCATGTGAAGTACTTCCCTGTGGGGCTATTCGGCTACAACAAACCATCCTCCTAG
- the zgc:165604 gene encoding immunoglobulin superfamily member 11: MLWSADIILNYTRVSDAGFYRCVVSNPPETGDPGIGELSLTVLAPPSLPVCLWEGDTEAGGNVQLSCLVAEGFPTPQVIWEKLEPDKMTLPVNMNGDLKGSVHIANMSAQASGLYRCSVTNPLGTQHCYINLSVYTPPDNSPGILQGVLLSLSMALLLLALMVLVLWLHRSAQESKWRNSHEENEGYNEVKRSFI, from the exons ATGCTCTGGAGCGCGGACATCATTTTGAACTACACGCGTGTCTCTGACGCTGGATTCTATCGCTGTGTGGTCAGCAACCCACCTGAGACTGGAGACCCCGGCATAGGAGAGCTCAGCCTCACTGTTTTGG CACCTCCGTCCCTTCCTGTGTGTCTGTGGGAAGGGGACACCGAAGCTGGAGGCAATGTGCAACTGTCCTGTCTGGTGGCGGAGGGCTTTCCTACTCCACAGGTGATCTGGGAAAAGCTAGAACCGGATAAGATGACACTGCCAGTAAACatgaatg GTGATTTAAAGGGCTCTGTGCACATTGCCAATATGTCTGCACAGGCCTCTGGCCTCTACCGCTGCTCAGTGACCAACCCACTGGGAACCCAGCACTGCTACATTAACCTGTCTGTCTACACAC CTCCAGATAATTCTCCTGGCATCCTGCAGGGGGTGCTGTTGAGTCTCTCCATGGCCCTGCTCCTGCTGGCTCTGATGGTGCTGGTGCTGTGGCTCCACCGTTCGGCACAGGAGAGCAAATGGAGGAACAGCCATGAGGAAAATGAGGGGTATAATGAGGTTAAACGCTCCTTTATATGA